The DNA window CTCTGGCATCGCCCTGCCGTACTCTATTGCTCAAATTCATCTAATTACTCTCCTATCCAATATTAGGCAATCTTGACATTTTCTTTAATAAATTTAACAATTTCATTGGTATCTGTTCCTGGAGTAAATATTTCTTTAATTCCTATTTTCTTTAATTCCATAATATCCTCACTTGGAATAATTCCCCCAGCAATTATCACAATATCAGTTGCCTCTTTTTCCGTTAATAATTCCATTATTTTAGGAAATAGATACATATGTGCACCAGAAAGAATACTTAATCCAATTACATTTACATCTTCC is part of the Atribacterota bacterium genome and encodes:
- a CDS encoding cobalamin B12-binding domain-containing protein; this encodes MKNTRIRVLVAKPGLDGHDRGAKVIARALRDAGMEVIYTGLRQTPEQIVETAIQEDVNVIGLSILSGAHMYLFPKIMELLTEKEATDIVIIAGGIIPSEDIMELKKIGIKEIFTPGTDTNEIVKFIKENVKIA